In one Staphylococcus lutrae genomic region, the following are encoded:
- a CDS encoding galactokinase produces MQNLTQTFKDIFNAEPTLKAFAPGRINLIGEHTDYNGGFVFPAAIELGTYGAARLRDDRQIRLYSVNFKALGVMSFDLDHLDYDSQHHWANYPKGMVRFLVEQFSQINRGFDILVEGNIPNGASLSSSASIELLTGHIVTSLFNIEMDRLALVKMGQRVENEFIGVNSGIMDQFIIGFGKENHAILLDTNTLEYHYVPTEFGEYKISIMNTNKRRELAESKYNERRHECEQALAVLQQHLDVATLGEMTMAQFEQYADQIKDDVLRRRAKHAISENERTKQAYEALQAHDFEKFGALLNASHASLKNDYEVTGLELDTLAEVAQQVDGVLGARMTGAGFAGCAIALVHRDKIAELEEKVTEEYTKTVGYAPSFYHVDIANGVRTLEQ; encoded by the coding sequence ATGCAAAACCTAACACAAACATTTAAAGACATTTTTAATGCTGAACCCACATTGAAAGCTTTTGCACCAGGACGAATTAATTTGATTGGTGAGCATACAGATTATAATGGGGGTTTTGTATTTCCAGCTGCCATTGAATTAGGGACATATGGGGCTGCACGTTTGCGTGACGATCGGCAAATTCGGCTGTATTCCGTCAACTTCAAAGCACTCGGTGTGATGTCGTTTGATCTAGACCATTTAGATTACGACAGTCAACACCATTGGGCGAATTATCCAAAGGGGATGGTGCGCTTTTTAGTCGAACAATTTTCACAAATTAATCGGGGTTTCGATATTTTAGTGGAAGGTAATATTCCAAATGGCGCGAGTTTATCGTCCTCTGCGTCGATTGAATTATTAACAGGTCATATCGTCACTTCACTATTCAATATCGAGATGGATCGACTGGCACTTGTGAAAATGGGGCAACGTGTTGAAAATGAGTTTATCGGTGTCAATTCAGGAATTATGGATCAATTTATCATTGGATTCGGTAAGGAAAACCATGCGATTTTACTCGATACAAACACATTAGAATATCATTACGTGCCGACAGAGTTTGGAGAATATAAAATTTCGATAATGAATACGAATAAGCGACGAGAACTTGCAGAATCGAAATATAACGAACGACGTCATGAGTGTGAACAGGCTTTAGCTGTTCTACAACAACATTTAGATGTGGCTACGCTAGGTGAGATGACGATGGCACAATTTGAACAATATGCAGATCAAATTAAGGATGACGTATTAAGACGACGTGCGAAACATGCCATTTCTGAAAATGAGCGCACAAAACAAGCTTATGAAGCCTTACAAGCGCATGACTTTGAAAAATTTGGTGCGCTATTAAATGCGTCTCATGCTTCTTTGAAAAACGACTATGAAGTCACTGGACTAGAGTTGGATACGTTAGCTGAAGTTGCACAACAGGTTGATGGTGTCTTAGGCGCAAGGATGACAGGGGCAGGGTTTGCGGGTTGTGCCATAGCGCTGGTTCATCGAGATAAAATTGCTGAACTTGAGGAAAAAGTGACTGAGGAGTATACAAAAACGGTGGGCTACGCGCCGTCTTTTTATCATGTTGATATCGCGAATGGGGTACGTACTTTAGAGCAATAA
- a CDS encoding LacI family DNA-binding transcriptional regulator: MVSIRDIAKEAGVSPGTVSRVLNEDPSLSVATETRERIIKIAHDRQYTKQKRLSRQIQIVTHASKEKEMIDPYYRELRLAIEKEVKHLNLTLKKTIRTHELNAVEGLKQVEKAGSVIVIGPFKQSVIAQLYAYNPHLILINQLEAPSYIDAISADLYQSMKMVLEEIEQRDVSVVAYVGGETKVRDIHQAHDRVPDARQLAYADWSRETNKTALYFSTNWERQSGFQLGQQLAQTQPLPDVVITGNDVLGVGVLQGLQQADVRVPEAVQIVSFNDSEITQYTAPMISSVRIPIEEFGRQAVRLAQDRMKGQRQVAIHMQLDTSIKYRESFLKAVSVDSVIDKQ, encoded by the coding sequence ATGGTGAGTATTAGAGACATCGCAAAAGAAGCAGGTGTGAGTCCTGGGACGGTCTCACGTGTATTAAATGAAGATCCATCGTTATCTGTTGCGACGGAGACAAGGGAGAGAATTATAAAAATTGCACATGACCGTCAATACACGAAACAAAAACGATTGTCGCGCCAAATTCAAATCGTGACGCATGCTTCTAAAGAAAAAGAAATGATTGACCCGTACTATCGAGAGTTGAGACTTGCGATTGAAAAAGAAGTAAAACATCTGAATTTAACGCTTAAAAAAACAATTCGGACGCACGAGTTAAATGCAGTAGAAGGCTTGAAACAGGTTGAAAAAGCGGGATCTGTCATCGTGATTGGTCCTTTTAAACAAAGTGTCATTGCACAACTTTATGCATACAATCCTCATTTGATTTTAATTAATCAACTTGAAGCACCATCTTACATAGACGCGATCTCAGCAGACTTATACCAAAGCATGAAAATGGTGCTTGAAGAAATTGAGCAACGTGATGTGTCTGTGGTGGCGTATGTTGGTGGTGAAACGAAAGTACGAGATATTCATCAAGCGCATGATCGCGTTCCAGATGCGAGACAGCTGGCTTATGCTGATTGGAGTCGAGAAACGAATAAAACGGCTTTATATTTCTCTACAAACTGGGAACGTCAAAGTGGATTTCAACTTGGTCAACAACTTGCGCAAACGCAGCCTTTACCTGATGTCGTCATTACAGGGAATGACGTATTGGGTGTAGGGGTTTTACAAGGGTTACAACAAGCCGATGTGCGGGTTCCAGAAGCTGTGCAAATTGTGAGTTTCAACGATTCAGAGATTACGCAGTATACGGCGCCAATGATTTCAAGTGTGCGCATTCCAATTGAAGAGTTTGGCCGCCAAGCTGTTCGATTGGCTCAAGATCGAATGAAAGGGCAGCGACAAGTGGCCATTCATATGCAATTGGATACTTCCATAAAGTACCGAGAGAGCTTTTTGAAAGCGGTATCAGTTGACAGCGTGATAGATAAACAGTAA
- the fdhD gene encoding formate dehydrogenase accessory sulfurtransferase FdhD: protein MNDDIQTNQPIVRYENGTLFNTTDDFVIETPLTIMVNREEFATVICSPNQLEELVLGFLASEGVILKRDELQSIEIDTYRGFAHVETTAPLHDRIQLSTKRLVASCCGKSRAFYFQNDVTIAKTSMSHLQLSPPQILRMMSRLQAQSHTFQATGGLHNAAISDGHDFYIHRQDIGRHNALDKLFGYCIQHRIGVRDKALIFSGRISSEILIKAAKIGVGIIISKSAPTTLAVQLANDLNITAIGFVRNDYFNIYSHAHRVKTTSA from the coding sequence TTGAACGATGATATTCAAACGAATCAACCAATCGTTCGTTACGAAAACGGAACCCTCTTTAACACAACAGATGATTTTGTTATTGAAACACCACTCACGATTATGGTAAATCGTGAAGAATTTGCAACAGTGATTTGCAGTCCGAATCAACTTGAAGAACTTGTCCTAGGTTTTCTCGCTTCTGAAGGTGTGATTCTAAAACGAGACGAACTTCAATCCATTGAAATCGACACATATCGTGGTTTTGCACATGTAGAAACGACTGCACCGTTACACGACCGTATACAATTGTCAACAAAACGCTTAGTGGCATCTTGCTGTGGTAAAAGTCGGGCATTTTATTTTCAAAATGATGTGACAATTGCTAAGACGTCAATGTCCCATCTCCAACTCTCACCCCCACAGATCTTGCGTATGATGTCGCGCCTCCAAGCGCAAAGTCATACTTTCCAAGCAACGGGTGGGCTTCATAATGCGGCCATTAGTGACGGTCATGATTTTTATATTCACCGTCAAGATATAGGTCGACATAATGCTTTGGATAAACTTTTTGGTTACTGTATTCAACATCGTATTGGTGTACGAGATAAAGCACTTATTTTTAGTGGCCGAATCTCATCTGAAATATTAATTAAAGCAGCTAAAATTGGTGTCGGTATCATCATTTCAAAATCTGCACCTACCACTTTAGCTGTACAACTGGCAAATGATCTCAACATCACTGCCATCGGGTTCGTGCGTAACGATTATTTTAATATATACAGTCACGCACATCGCGTAAAGACGACATCTGCATAA
- a CDS encoding GNAT family N-acetyltransferase: MKFQMSDIYVEGKLESRDERVTIYLTPNAPLTYDSNKWIYHQMPDRLTFKADMLRQQSIHRSHRMYHLKFEFPENIKPDATMLQFLRSQGFQIGSVELYAIEAADLRKLKGPRVQIKRVTLENIADYMAVNTPLSLQYGEDYLKESHRLLHERCQKPTYPLQSYVAYEHATPVGIMNLIETDRTVELDGFAVAEHARGRGIGSSMQVFTGEVADTRPVILLADAEDTARDMYMKQGYTFMSFQYSVLKEKSSVLT; this comes from the coding sequence ATGAAATTTCAAATGAGCGACATTTATGTAGAGGGCAAATTAGAGTCAAGGGATGAACGGGTGACGATATATCTGACCCCGAATGCACCGCTCACCTATGATAGTAACAAATGGATATATCATCAGATGCCCGACCGTCTTACATTTAAAGCAGATATGTTGCGTCAACAATCCATCCACCGTTCACACAGGATGTATCATTTGAAATTTGAATTTCCCGAAAACATTAAACCGGATGCAACGATGTTACAATTTTTGCGTTCGCAAGGGTTTCAAATTGGTAGTGTAGAGCTGTATGCGATTGAAGCGGCCGACTTGCGCAAATTAAAGGGGCCTCGTGTGCAGATAAAACGAGTCACTTTAGAGAATATAGCGGATTATATGGCCGTGAATACACCACTCAGCCTTCAATACGGTGAAGATTATTTGAAAGAGAGTCATCGTCTACTCCATGAACGTTGTCAAAAGCCGACGTATCCATTACAGTCTTACGTCGCTTATGAACACGCTACCCCAGTCGGTATTATGAACTTAATAGAGACGGATCGCACAGTCGAGTTGGATGGCTTTGCTGTCGCCGAGCACGCGCGCGGACGAGGCATCGGTTCGAGTATGCAAGTTTTTACTGGGGAAGTGGCGGATACCCGGCCGGTCATATTATTGGCTGATGCTGAAGATACGGCAAGAGACATGTATATGAAACAAGGGTATACTTTTATGAGCTTTCAATATAGTGTATTAAAAGAAAAAAGTAGCGTATTGACTTAA